One region of Gossypium raimondii isolate GPD5lz chromosome 6, ASM2569854v1, whole genome shotgun sequence genomic DNA includes:
- the LOC128041752 gene encoding uncharacterized protein LOC128041752, giving the protein MSRENMQQELGASLRALENQVGQIGNSLNSRPQGALLSDTEKSITQEKEQCNAITLRSGTQLDDVVQDTTTEWHNFRLNHGKNSKSTEKHNAPEKGKQKNITAESDHDVQFKRFLDVLKQLHINIPLVEALEQMPNYVKFMKDILSKKYRLGEFETVALIEGCTTMLMNKLPLRLKDPRSFTIPCSTGNHYIGKTLCDLGASVNLMPMSIFRKLGIGKARLITVTLQLADRSYAH; this is encoded by the exons ATGTCAAGGGAAAATATGCAACAAG AGCTAGGTGCGTCCCTCAGAGCtcttgagaatcaagtggggCAGATAGggaattctttaaattcaagGCCACAAGGAGCATTACTAAGCGATACCGAGAAATCGATAACACAAGAGAAGGAACAGTGCAATGCCATCACTCTCAGAAGTGGGACACAGTTGGATGATGTTGTTCAAGACACCACTACAGAATGGCACAACTTCAGACTCAACCATGGAAAGAATTCAAAATCAACTGAAAAGCATAATGCACCTGAAAAGGGTAAACAGAAAAATATTACAGCAGAATCAGATCAT GATGTTCAgtttaaaagatttttggatgttttgaagCAACTCCATATTAACATACCGCTAGTAGAAGCTTTGGAACAAATGCccaattatgtgaagtttatgaaagaTATACTATCAAAGAAGTACAGATTGGGAGAATTTGAAACTGTTGCTCTCATTGAAGGGTGTACAACAATGCTGATGAATAAATTACCTCTAAGGTTGAAGGACCCAAGgagtttcactatcccatgttcaaCTGGAAATCATTATATTGGTAAGacattatgtgatttaggagcgagtgtaaatctaatgcctatgtctattttCAGAAAGCTGGGAATTGGGAAAGCAAGACTTATTACAGTTACGTTGCAACTGGCTGATCGATCCTACGCACATTAA